From Spirosoma aerolatum, one genomic window encodes:
- a CDS encoding DUF58 domain-containing protein, whose amino-acid sequence MLTTDLIKLNNLQLAGKLVSDESLLGIQASQRSGIGTEFEQFRHYAPGDDPKRIDWKLFAKSNQYLVRESATESNQQIRFVLDLSGSMNYNEAGVSRLQYAKILLASLAYLANRQSDQISLYSLHDGTIQTLVPAGKQAFMKIVATLESAKASGSWTTQTSSFPEFSRKQSQMLILVSDFLQVNDEWVNLIQKVAGPRREIIIFQLLGDQEMDFSMSGFYRFQDLETGREIELQADAIQDIVRQRSSAYLSSLEESLRIPHVRLIRVLLSDPIALVLKQFLLS is encoded by the coding sequence ATGCTTACTACTGATCTGATCAAGCTCAATAATTTACAACTGGCTGGTAAACTGGTCAGTGATGAGTCGTTATTGGGGATTCAGGCGAGTCAGCGGTCGGGGATTGGTACGGAGTTCGAGCAGTTCAGGCACTATGCCCCCGGCGATGATCCGAAGCGCATCGACTGGAAATTATTTGCCAAATCGAATCAATATCTGGTACGTGAATCCGCTACCGAGAGCAACCAACAGATTCGATTCGTGCTTGATTTATCGGGTTCGATGAACTACAACGAAGCGGGTGTGAGTCGGTTACAATACGCGAAAATTCTGCTGGCCTCGCTGGCTTACCTGGCGAACCGACAAAGTGACCAGATTAGTCTGTACAGTCTGCACGATGGCACTATTCAGACGCTGGTTCCGGCTGGTAAGCAGGCCTTTATGAAAATCGTAGCCACGCTTGAATCGGCAAAAGCATCGGGATCATGGACCACGCAGACCAGTTCGTTTCCAGAGTTCAGTCGCAAACAAAGCCAGATGCTCATTCTGGTATCCGACTTTTTGCAGGTCAATGACGAGTGGGTAAACCTGATTCAGAAAGTGGCTGGCCCACGTCGGGAAATTATCATTTTCCAGCTACTGGGTGATCAGGAAATGGACTTTTCGATGAGTGGGTTTTATCGGTTCCAAGACCTGGAAACGGGCCGTGAAATTGAACTGCAGGCCGATGCCATTCAGGATATTGTCCGACAACGGTCTTCGGCTTACCTGAGTAGCCTCGAAGAAAGCCTACGTATCCCGCATGTCCGATTGATCCGTGTCCTGTTAAGCGACCCAATTGCCTTGGTATTGAAACAGTTTTTGTTGAGTTAA
- a CDS encoding SDR family NAD(P)-dependent oxidoreductase: MTPQPVSPTEKALFDLTDKVAIITGASKGIGEDIARVFARFGAKVIVSSRKQDACDALAADIRAQGGEATGIAAHVGDSDQLRQLVDKTIATYGGIDILVNNAASNPVFGPALECDGGAFDKIMQANVKAPFELSKLCYPSMKERGGGSVIMISSIAGHTPDPGLGIYSVSKASLNMLTKVLAKEWGTDGIRVNAICPGLIKTKFSQALWQNEKILDHFTKRLPIARMGNPEEISPLALFLASNASSYSTGSLFYADGGTVI, encoded by the coding sequence ATGACCCCTCAACCAGTTTCTCCTACGGAAAAAGCATTATTTGATCTTACCGATAAAGTCGCCATCATTACCGGAGCCAGCAAAGGCATTGGCGAAGACATAGCCCGCGTATTTGCTCGTTTTGGTGCCAAAGTCATCGTCAGCAGTCGAAAGCAGGATGCTTGCGATGCCCTTGCTGCCGACATTCGGGCCCAGGGTGGCGAAGCAACAGGCATTGCCGCCCACGTAGGCGATTCTGACCAGCTCAGGCAACTGGTCGATAAAACCATTGCTACATACGGCGGCATTGATATTCTGGTAAATAACGCGGCCTCTAACCCTGTTTTTGGACCTGCTCTGGAATGCGACGGCGGTGCTTTTGATAAGATTATGCAGGCCAATGTGAAGGCCCCATTTGAACTGAGTAAGCTTTGTTACCCAAGCATGAAAGAACGAGGGGGGGGTAGTGTAATCATGATCAGCAGTATTGCCGGACATACCCCCGACCCTGGCCTGGGTATCTACAGCGTCAGCAAAGCATCGCTGAATATGCTTACCAAAGTGCTGGCCAAAGAGTGGGGAACCGATGGGATTCGGGTCAATGCTATTTGCCCCGGTCTTATAAAAACCAAATTCAGCCAGGCCCTTTGGCAAAACGAGAAAATACTCGATCATTTCACCAAACGCCTGCCTATTGCCCGCATGGGTAACCCCGAAGAAATCAGCCCATTGGCGCTGTTTTTAGCCTCAAACGCATCGTCTTACAGTACGGGCAGCCTGTTCTACGCCGATGGTGGCACAGTGATTTGA
- the tilS gene encoding tRNA lysidine(34) synthetase TilS, whose product MLEQDFLAFINDNRLFAPTDRVLLAVSGGLDSMVMTELFHRIRQPFAIAHVNFGLRANESDADALFVKNKAEHYGVPFHLTAFNTAAFATEKGISIQMAARELRYNWFAELRRQFSYACVATAHHQNDVLETLLLNLTRGTGLAGLHGIASRQNDVVRPLLFATRDRLATYLTEQNLMYREDSSNPEDKYARNRIRHHVVPILTGINPALWQTVPRTVERLRAAEQLMKAELNRSWQEIAEPQGETILLPTNKLNKVSELSFRLTEWLKRFSFTETQVEQMVEALDQEVGQVFVSSTHRVVHERAGLLLEPLPDQYTYEITLTELPAEPVRLPNGKTLKMGLGERPVDFRPSSVPTIACLDAGKINFPITIRLWRLGDRFRPLGLQGSKLVSDFLNDLKVTRTEREQISVMLVDGQIAWVIGRRIDHRFRIVPETKKVLRLIID is encoded by the coding sequence ATGTTGGAACAGGACTTTTTAGCATTTATTAACGACAATCGCCTGTTTGCCCCGACCGACCGGGTACTGCTGGCTGTCAGCGGTGGCCTCGATTCAATGGTGATGACCGAATTATTCCACCGTATTCGCCAGCCATTTGCCATTGCTCACGTTAATTTTGGTTTACGGGCAAATGAATCCGATGCCGATGCGCTTTTTGTAAAAAACAAGGCTGAACACTATGGGGTTCCGTTTCATCTTACCGCATTCAATACGGCTGCGTTTGCCACCGAAAAAGGTATTTCGATCCAAATGGCAGCCCGTGAACTTCGCTACAATTGGTTTGCGGAATTACGTCGGCAGTTCTCCTACGCCTGTGTAGCAACAGCACACCATCAGAACGATGTACTCGAAACCCTGTTGCTAAATTTAACGCGTGGTACAGGCCTGGCTGGTTTGCACGGCATCGCCAGTCGCCAGAATGATGTCGTGCGTCCACTTCTGTTTGCTACCCGTGATCGACTGGCTACCTATTTGACGGAACAAAACTTGATGTATCGAGAAGATAGCTCCAATCCTGAGGATAAGTATGCCCGTAATCGGATTCGTCATCATGTAGTGCCGATATTGACAGGAATAAACCCCGCTTTGTGGCAAACAGTACCCCGCACGGTGGAACGACTTCGGGCGGCTGAGCAGTTGATGAAAGCCGAACTAAACCGGTCCTGGCAGGAAATTGCCGAACCACAAGGCGAGACGATCTTACTACCTACCAACAAATTGAACAAAGTATCCGAGCTGTCTTTTCGATTGACCGAATGGCTTAAACGGTTCAGCTTTACAGAAACTCAGGTTGAGCAGATGGTTGAAGCACTTGATCAGGAAGTTGGACAGGTATTTGTGTCGAGCACACACCGGGTGGTTCATGAGCGGGCTGGGTTATTACTAGAACCGCTGCCTGATCAATATACTTACGAAATAACATTGACAGAGCTACCGGCTGAACCGGTTCGCCTTCCTAATGGGAAAACGCTTAAGATGGGACTAGGCGAAAGGCCAGTTGATTTTCGACCCTCTTCGGTTCCAACAATTGCCTGCCTGGATGCGGGTAAAATCAACTTTCCTATTACAATTCGTTTGTGGCGGCTAGGAGATCGGTTCCGACCGTTGGGCCTACAGGGGAGTAAATTGGTTAGTGATTTCCTGAATGATCTTAAAGTGACCCGTACAGAACGGGAGCAGATTTCAGTGATGCTGGTTGACGGACAGATTGCCTGGGTGATTGGTCGCCGGATTGACCATCGGTTTCGAATTGTGCCCGAAACAAAAAAAGTGTTACGCCTAATAATTGATTAG
- a CDS encoding BatA domain-containing protein, producing the protein MQFIEPVILWGTLAVVVPIAIHFWHQKQGKLLPWAATQWLLEKQQQQSRGLRLDNLLLLLVRCILLILLAVLLAQPILNWASKKPAITQIHLVQPNPTVADNFRFELAEALKKGERVIWANSTLEPIQADLKSSQSPGSFGPLTIQSAINQVNLSNTELHLYINNNQALADVPAIVVPSRFKLHSIGDSSTQPRPYIVVKNGRRLFLNRAGQLVSSPLLDPALKFQAEPTHTGPIHTLVAFKNVREQQTVKASLAALTDVYGLDLLVEEKSVPNQLYDWVLTDQLPANPSLKTLYVVSGTVQHPTTDNVITTDETLTPQTSGRVETGQLPEWLGELLIRHYGLASFTQPLSQQELNALFVPSAKPKTEQQAGLQNALFLLVLVIIGVERWMALTKNA; encoded by the coding sequence ATGCAATTTATAGAACCTGTCATTTTGTGGGGAACCCTGGCCGTCGTTGTTCCGATAGCCATACACTTCTGGCACCAGAAGCAGGGAAAACTATTACCCTGGGCAGCTACGCAATGGCTCCTCGAAAAACAGCAACAGCAAAGTCGCGGCCTCCGGCTCGACAACTTACTACTGCTGCTCGTACGCTGTATTCTGCTTATTCTGTTAGCGGTTCTGCTAGCTCAGCCTATACTAAACTGGGCGTCGAAAAAGCCTGCCATTACCCAAATCCACCTAGTGCAGCCCAACCCGACAGTCGCCGACAATTTCCGTTTTGAATTAGCTGAAGCGTTAAAAAAAGGAGAGCGTGTCATTTGGGCGAACTCGACTTTGGAACCCATTCAGGCCGACTTGAAATCCAGCCAATCACCCGGTTCGTTTGGGCCTCTGACTATACAATCAGCGATCAATCAGGTCAATCTTTCCAATACGGAACTGCATTTATACATCAATAACAATCAAGCGCTGGCTGATGTACCGGCTATTGTCGTGCCGTCACGATTCAAACTGCATAGTATCGGGGATTCAAGCACACAACCGCGCCCATACATAGTTGTCAAAAACGGACGCAGGCTATTTCTGAATCGGGCGGGGCAGTTGGTCAGCAGCCCGTTGCTCGACCCAGCCCTAAAATTCCAGGCTGAACCGACGCATACAGGCCCCATTCATACACTAGTTGCTTTCAAAAATGTACGCGAGCAGCAAACCGTAAAAGCGTCGCTGGCAGCTTTGACGGATGTATATGGGCTGGATTTGCTTGTAGAGGAAAAAAGCGTCCCGAATCAATTGTACGATTGGGTACTGACCGACCAGTTACCCGCCAATCCATCGCTCAAAACCTTGTATGTAGTATCGGGAACGGTGCAACATCCAACTACTGACAACGTCATTACAACGGACGAAACGCTGACTCCACAGACGTCAGGCCGTGTCGAAACCGGTCAATTACCAGAATGGCTGGGCGAATTATTAATCAGGCATTACGGGCTGGCTTCGTTCACGCAACCGCTGAGTCAGCAGGAATTGAACGCCTTATTTGTCCCCTCGGCTAAACCAAAAACCGAACAGCAGGCAGGTCTGCAAAATGCCCTTTTCCTGTTGGTACTCGTTATTATAGGAGTTGAACGCTGGATGGCTTTAACCAAGAACGCATGA
- a CDS encoding OmpA family protein: protein MNRIVQVLIIAGLAFWSLTAQAQSARLRAANKQFDNLSYVSAVRAYEEFLRADRKKDPAETREALIKLGYSYRKLQDTRNAERVYGELVKDYTDLDSEVYLYYAQALAANGKYRDSQKMYSQYGEKQSQDLRGRRFTVSYMDMSRFYQDSSSYRMYSLPINSRQADFSPMYYKNGLVFVSARDESGVLKRVFNWNQTPFLDLYFHPDTNQLRVPGADLMRPGNSAVLGGGSDAKPGAADPAVEQTKLSKTEIFSRTINTKYHEGPMTFTKDQNFIVFTRNNTSKGKAGKSSDGVRKLKLYSSVNRNGKWVDIQELPFNSNEYSVGHPAFSPDNTKMYFASDMPGGYGGTDIYVVEFNNGQWGTPVNMGKEINTEGNEMFPFVAEGDNLYFSSDGHEGLGGLDVFVAELKDGIAYKGVQNVGAPINSEKDDFGFITDKNRTSGYVSSNRKKGVSDDDIYSFRRTCKQLNILVYDAKTNTPLENADVRIMRNGVNQDLRITDMQGRTDLCVDTNTEYEFKAIKEGYAMNSVRFSTLTQSPKPVMNVSIYLERSENTLVKGVIKTEVDQQPAKGVRVTLRNEKDKTEQTVMTGPDGGYEFDVKPNAPYTITAQKDRYATKKAQYGKAKRKTKVVTDSLGLYGVGDVFQLKNIYYDLNKFFIRADAAHELDHVLAILKEYPQMQIELRSHTDARATDAYNLRLSENRARAAMDYLVSRGVSANRLVARGYGESEIVNGCVDGVNCTENEHQQNRRTEFKILSVQ, encoded by the coding sequence ATGAACCGAATTGTACAGGTCCTAATTATTGCAGGACTGGCCTTCTGGAGCCTGACTGCTCAGGCACAAAGTGCGCGGCTACGAGCGGCTAATAAGCAGTTCGACAATCTTAGTTATGTCAGCGCAGTGCGGGCGTACGAGGAGTTTCTGCGGGCCGACCGAAAGAAAGACCCCGCCGAAACACGCGAAGCCCTGATTAAGTTAGGCTATAGCTACCGTAAACTACAGGATACCCGCAATGCTGAGCGAGTATATGGTGAGCTGGTAAAAGACTATACCGATCTCGACAGCGAGGTGTATCTGTATTATGCACAGGCGCTGGCAGCTAACGGTAAATACCGGGATTCCCAGAAAATGTATAGTCAATATGGCGAAAAGCAGTCTCAGGACCTCCGTGGACGCCGTTTTACGGTCTCTTATATGGATATGAGCCGGTTTTATCAGGACTCGTCATCATACCGGATGTACAGTCTCCCAATCAATTCACGGCAGGCTGATTTTAGTCCGATGTATTACAAAAATGGGCTGGTTTTTGTATCGGCGCGTGATGAGTCAGGTGTGCTGAAACGAGTCTTTAACTGGAATCAGACACCTTTTCTGGACCTTTATTTTCACCCGGATACCAACCAGCTTCGTGTGCCGGGAGCCGATTTGATGCGACCAGGTAACTCGGCTGTGCTGGGCGGAGGTAGCGATGCAAAACCCGGTGCTGCTGATCCGGCTGTTGAACAAACAAAGTTGAGCAAAACGGAAATTTTTAGCCGTACGATCAATACGAAATACCACGAAGGGCCAATGACTTTCACCAAAGATCAGAACTTCATTGTCTTTACCCGGAACAACACAAGTAAAGGAAAAGCAGGGAAAAGTTCGGATGGTGTTAGAAAATTGAAATTGTACTCTTCCGTGAATCGAAATGGCAAGTGGGTCGATATTCAGGAGTTGCCATTCAACAGTAATGAGTACTCTGTAGGTCACCCGGCCTTCTCTCCCGACAACACAAAAATGTACTTTGCCTCAGATATGCCGGGTGGATACGGTGGTACCGATATTTATGTCGTTGAATTTAATAACGGCCAATGGGGTACACCCGTAAATATGGGGAAGGAGATCAATACCGAAGGAAATGAGATGTTCCCCTTTGTAGCCGAAGGCGATAACCTGTACTTCTCGTCAGATGGTCATGAAGGGCTGGGAGGGCTAGACGTTTTTGTCGCTGAGCTTAAGGATGGAATTGCCTATAAAGGTGTTCAGAACGTAGGGGCACCGATCAATTCAGAAAAAGATGATTTCGGGTTTATTACCGATAAGAACCGTACATCGGGCTATGTAAGCAGCAACCGCAAAAAGGGCGTGAGCGACGATGATATCTATTCGTTTCGGCGCACCTGTAAACAGCTTAACATTCTGGTATACGATGCAAAAACCAATACGCCCCTCGAAAATGCGGATGTTCGGATCATGCGGAATGGCGTAAACCAGGATCTCCGTATAACCGATATGCAGGGGCGAACCGATTTGTGTGTCGATACCAATACCGAATACGAATTCAAAGCGATTAAAGAAGGGTATGCTATGAACAGCGTTCGGTTCTCAACCCTGACTCAGTCGCCCAAACCCGTCATGAACGTATCGATTTATCTTGAGCGGTCAGAGAATACGCTGGTCAAAGGGGTAATCAAAACTGAAGTGGACCAGCAACCCGCTAAAGGGGTTCGAGTGACGCTTCGGAATGAAAAGGACAAAACCGAACAGACCGTCATGACTGGCCCCGATGGTGGCTATGAATTCGATGTGAAACCGAATGCACCGTACACCATTACCGCTCAGAAGGATCGGTACGCCACCAAAAAAGCACAATACGGTAAAGCTAAACGTAAAACGAAAGTGGTTACCGACTCGTTGGGATTATATGGGGTAGGGGATGTATTCCAACTCAAGAACATCTATTACGACCTGAACAAATTCTTCATCCGGGCCGACGCTGCACACGAACTTGACCATGTGCTGGCTATCCTGAAAGAATATCCGCAGATGCAGATTGAACTTCGGTCGCATACGGATGCGCGCGCTACAGATGCTTACAACCTGCGTTTGTCGGAAAACCGTGCCCGGGCTGCTATGGACTATCTGGTATCAAGAGGAGTTTCAGCGAATCGGCTTGTTGCTCGTGGGTATGGCGAGTCGGAGATAGTGAATGGTTGCGTCGATGGGGTGAACTGTACTGAAAACGAACACCAGCAAAATCGACGCACTGAATTTAAGATTTTATCTGTCCAATAG
- a CDS encoding type 1 glutamine amidotransferase — protein MNLIKIAVLDMNNSHANEGMRCILHAIRNIQGSESVELALDIFDVRSKDEVPDLEYDIYISSGGPGSPLASPAHWEARYFELIDQIIDWNRHNERKKYVFLICHSFQLVVRHLDLGLLSRRKSTSFGIFPVHKTDEGVEETLLEGLPDPFFAVDSRDFQITEPNMERLEEMGASILCLEKIRPHVLLERAVMAIRFSPEIIGTQFHPEADNEGMLRYFLQDEKRNHIVLNFGQEKYDAMVSYLQDPDKIALTESIILPGFLRQAIEELTATDLFLEQN, from the coding sequence ATGAACTTAATAAAAATAGCCGTTCTAGACATGAATAACAGCCATGCCAATGAAGGTATGCGCTGTATTCTGCACGCAATTCGGAATATACAGGGTAGTGAGTCCGTAGAACTTGCACTCGATATTTTCGATGTTCGGTCAAAAGATGAAGTCCCTGATCTGGAGTATGACATTTACATTTCGTCGGGAGGTCCGGGCAGTCCCCTGGCTTCGCCAGCTCATTGGGAAGCCCGTTATTTTGAACTCATCGACCAGATCATCGACTGGAACAGGCATAATGAGCGCAAGAAATACGTTTTCCTGATCTGCCACTCGTTTCAGTTGGTTGTCCGGCACCTGGACCTGGGCTTGTTGAGCCGACGGAAATCCACCTCCTTTGGTATCTTCCCGGTTCATAAAACGGACGAAGGCGTAGAAGAAACGCTGCTGGAAGGACTACCCGACCCCTTCTTTGCCGTCGACTCACGCGACTTTCAGATTACAGAACCCAACATGGAACGGCTGGAAGAAATGGGCGCCAGCATTTTGTGTCTTGAAAAAATCCGTCCTCATGTGCTACTGGAACGGGCAGTCATGGCGATTCGGTTCTCCCCCGAAATTATTGGAACTCAGTTCCACCCGGAGGCCGATAACGAGGGTATGCTGAGGTACTTCCTGCAAGACGAAAAACGGAACCATATTGTCCTGAATTTTGGCCAGGAGAAATACGACGCCATGGTATCATACTTACAGGACCCAGACAAAATCGCTCTGACAGAGTCCATAATTCTGCCCGGTTTCTTACGGCAGGCTATCGAAGAACTAACTGCAACTGACCTGTTTCTCGAACAAAATTAA
- a CDS encoding RNA polymerase sigma factor encodes MAEPPKRTIIGTVREYGNRLSRFIRGQVRSDEDAEDILQDVWFQLSKVVDLDAIESISGWLYQVARNRITDAYRKKKEDPLSELMIEDDEGDVSLREILLSDPRTPEDQFFKDIFWEELMRALDELPENQRTVFVQNELEDRTLQEIADETGENLKTIISRKRYAVQHLRKRLQSLYDELDNL; translated from the coding sequence ATGGCTGAACCACCCAAACGAACCATTATCGGTACCGTCAGAGAGTATGGGAATCGACTGTCGCGGTTTATCCGGGGGCAGGTGCGTTCGGATGAAGATGCCGAAGATATTTTGCAGGATGTTTGGTTTCAGCTTAGTAAAGTGGTTGATCTGGATGCGATCGAAAGTATTAGCGGCTGGCTTTATCAAGTGGCCCGCAATCGGATAACTGACGCCTACCGAAAGAAAAAGGAAGACCCGTTGTCGGAATTGATGATTGAAGACGACGAAGGAGACGTCAGTCTTCGGGAAATTCTGCTTTCGGATCCTCGAACCCCCGAAGATCAGTTTTTTAAGGATATTTTCTGGGAAGAACTGATGCGGGCACTGGACGAACTGCCCGAAAACCAGCGTACTGTATTTGTTCAGAATGAACTGGAAGACCGTACCTTACAGGAAATAGCCGATGAAACTGGCGAAAACCTGAAAACCATTATTTCACGAAAACGTTATGCCGTTCAGCATTTGCGGAAACGGCTACAATCTCTTTACGACGAACTCGATAACCTCTAA
- a CDS encoding DinB family protein, with amino-acid sequence MQPPVETREVWLRGPLPDMPPLLQPIAHALMQAQEELHILMQGFPDNLLWERPANVASVGFHLQHLTGVLDRLLTYARTEALSPEQLAALAAEGKPGAPIPTVQELIQQFDMQVNKALTQLRETKEETLTETRGVGRAQLPSTVIGLLTHAAEHTMRHIGQLSVTVRVIPQVRNRRRET; translated from the coding sequence ATGCAACCACCTGTTGAAACGCGTGAAGTCTGGCTACGCGGGCCACTTCCTGATATGCCTCCCTTGCTTCAGCCGATTGCTCATGCGCTGATGCAGGCACAGGAGGAACTTCACATTCTTATGCAGGGTTTCCCAGACAATTTGCTTTGGGAACGCCCTGCGAATGTTGCCTCTGTCGGCTTTCACTTACAACACCTGACGGGTGTACTGGATCGACTCCTTACCTATGCCCGTACCGAAGCCCTTTCGCCTGAACAGTTAGCCGCCTTAGCTGCCGAAGGAAAGCCAGGAGCCCCGATACCAACCGTTCAGGAATTAATACAACAGTTTGATATGCAGGTTAATAAAGCCCTTACTCAGCTTCGGGAAACCAAGGAAGAAACGCTAACTGAAACACGAGGTGTTGGGCGGGCGCAGTTGCCTTCAACCGTGATTGGTCTGCTAACCCATGCCGCCGAACATACCATGCGGCATATTGGGCAACTATCGGTCACAGTGCGGGTTATACCGCAAGTACGCAATAGGCGCAGAGAGACATGA
- a CDS encoding carboxylate-amine ligase, with product MPVFTLGIEEEFQTIDPSTGELRSHMSKIVDGGQIVLQERVKAEMHQAVVEVGTNICNNIQDARQEVTYLRKMIIELAEKQNLKIAAAGTHPFSDWQEQLITPNERYDRLIEEMRDVARSNLIFGLHVHVGIESRNEGIQIMNAVRYFLPHIYALSANSPFWRGRNTGFKSYRSKVFDKFPRTGIPDFFSSAAEYDEYINLLVKTGCIDNGKKIWWDIRLHPFFNTIEFRICDVPMRVDETICLAAIMQALVAKIYKLHQQNLNFRPYRRILINENKWRAARYGIEGKLIDFGKQEEVPTHQLIHELLNFIDDVVDELGCRAECEYVLKILEMGTGADRQLAVFQQTNSLKSVVDYIVEETSFGVL from the coding sequence ATGCCCGTATTCACCCTCGGTATCGAAGAAGAGTTCCAAACCATTGACCCCAGCACCGGCGAGTTACGCTCACATATGTCGAAGATTGTCGACGGGGGCCAGATTGTCCTTCAGGAGCGTGTGAAGGCCGAAATGCACCAGGCCGTTGTTGAAGTCGGCACGAACATCTGCAACAATATTCAGGATGCCCGCCAAGAAGTAACGTACCTCCGAAAGATGATTATCGAACTGGCGGAGAAACAAAACCTGAAAATTGCAGCCGCTGGTACGCACCCTTTCTCCGACTGGCAGGAACAGCTTATAACTCCCAATGAACGCTACGACCGACTGATTGAAGAAATGCGGGATGTGGCCCGTTCCAACCTGATTTTTGGCCTGCACGTTCATGTCGGAATCGAAAGCCGAAACGAGGGTATTCAGATTATGAACGCGGTGCGGTATTTCCTGCCTCACATCTATGCCTTATCGGCCAATTCGCCCTTCTGGCGGGGACGAAATACGGGCTTTAAATCGTATCGGTCAAAGGTATTCGACAAGTTCCCACGAACGGGTATCCCCGATTTCTTTTCATCAGCTGCCGAATACGATGAGTACATCAACCTGCTGGTGAAAACGGGTTGTATCGACAATGGAAAGAAAATCTGGTGGGACATCCGACTCCATCCGTTTTTCAACACCATCGAATTTCGGATCTGCGATGTACCTATGCGGGTCGATGAAACCATTTGCCTGGCCGCCATTATGCAGGCACTTGTTGCCAAAATTTATAAGCTTCACCAGCAAAATCTAAATTTCCGCCCCTATCGACGCATCCTGATCAACGAAAACAAATGGCGGGCAGCTCGCTACGGTATCGAGGGGAAACTGATCGATTTTGGCAAACAGGAAGAAGTGCCAACCCACCAGCTTATTCATGAATTGCTTAATTTTATTGATGATGTAGTGGACGAACTGGGTTGCCGCGCCGAGTGCGAGTATGTACTGAAGATCCTGGAAATGGGCACCGGAGCCGATCGTCAATTAGCTGTTTTTCAACAGACCAACAGCCTGAAAAGCGTCGTTGATTATATTGTCGAGGAAACTTCTTTCGGCGTCCTATAG
- a CDS encoding glycerophosphodiester phosphodiesterase produces MSTAGMLSGMAQSVFSLANYTYTPSQLTIGALRTQEPIKRLSLKGPNAKLFSLDNVNRLSIKTGAANADKPWYDVIVEGIGAKGTVRDTFRVVKDTFIRNQVIAHRGAWKQAGTTENSLTSLQNAIKLGCMGSEFDVHMSSDSVLFVNHDHTIQGIEIEKTPAAELEKVKLSNGESLPTLAAYLSEGMQQTKTKLILEIKTSRLGKDRSLALTERVVKMVHQMKAQAWVEYIAFDYEVCKKVKALTPEAKVSYLMGDKTPEQLAADHLDGFDYHQTVVRKNEAWIQDARQRKLSTNVWTVNDKADLSWLLGQQVDYITTNEPELLLSMIQK; encoded by the coding sequence ATGTCTACTGCTGGCATGTTGTCTGGAATGGCGCAATCTGTGTTTTCACTCGCTAACTACACCTATACACCGTCGCAACTAACTATTGGGGCATTACGGACGCAGGAACCCATAAAGCGCTTATCACTAAAAGGCCCTAACGCCAAACTGTTTTCGCTAGACAATGTCAATCGGCTTTCGATTAAAACGGGAGCGGCTAATGCCGATAAACCCTGGTATGATGTCATTGTAGAGGGAATAGGGGCAAAAGGAACAGTACGCGATACCTTCCGTGTGGTAAAGGATACGTTTATTCGAAATCAGGTGATTGCACACCGGGGAGCCTGGAAACAGGCGGGTACAACCGAAAACTCGTTAACGTCTCTCCAGAATGCCATTAAACTGGGTTGTATGGGTAGTGAATTCGATGTGCATATGTCATCCGATTCGGTACTCTTCGTCAACCACGATCATACGATTCAGGGTATTGAAATCGAAAAAACACCTGCCGCCGAGCTGGAAAAAGTGAAATTGAGCAACGGAGAGTCGTTGCCAACCCTGGCAGCTTATTTGTCGGAAGGGATGCAGCAGACAAAAACAAAGCTGATTCTTGAAATAAAAACGTCAAGACTGGGTAAGGACCGATCGCTGGCGTTAACGGAACGTGTGGTTAAAATGGTTCACCAGATGAAAGCCCAGGCCTGGGTCGAGTATATTGCCTTCGATTACGAAGTCTGCAAGAAAGTAAAAGCCTTAACCCCAGAAGCCAAAGTATCGTATTTGATGGGCGATAAAACACCCGAGCAATTAGCCGCCGATCATTTAGACGGTTTCGATTATCACCAGACTGTCGTTCGGAAAAACGAAGCCTGGATTCAGGATGCCCGCCAACGTAAATTGTCCACTAATGTCTGGACGGTAAACGATAAAGCTGATTTAAGCTGGTTATTGGGTCAGCAGGTTGATTACATTACGACTAATGAGCCCGAATTGCTGCTGTCGATGATTCAGAAGTAG